A genomic window from Triticum urartu cultivar G1812 chromosome 7, Tu2.1, whole genome shotgun sequence includes:
- the LOC125523113 gene encoding cinnamoyl-CoA reductase 1-like: MDPAGAGKGTAAAVCVTGAGGFIASWLVERLLAGGDYVVHGTVRDPSDPKNDHLRTLDGAGERLRLFKADVLDYASVASAVAGCAGVFHVASPCPAAKSTNPEVELLAPAVAGTLNVLRACREAGVRRIVVVSSAGAVFINPNPPEGPTMDEHCWSDEEYCRATESWYCLSKTLAEREAWAYAEKTGLDVVTVCPPLVLGPLLQPTVNTSSLFLIRYLKCDGVDAMDDGVRNMVDVRDVADALVLAYKSPEAAGRYICSAHARKVSEMVSVVRSLHPNLNYPNEFVQLVGDEKVLSSEKLQRLGWKFRMLEETMKNSVESYIFAGILS, encoded by the exons ATGGACCCGGCCGGCGCGGGGAAGGGCACAGCGGCGGCTGTGTGCGTGACGGGCGCAGGAGGCTTCATCGCCTCGTGGCTCGTGGAGCGCCTCCTCGCCGGAGGAGACTACGTGGTGCATGGCACCGTTCGTGACCCCA GCGACCCCAAGAATGATCACTTGAGGACGTTGGACGGCGCCGGCGAGCGGCTGCGGCTGTTCAAGGCCGACGTGCTGGACTACGCGAGCGTGGCCTCCGCCGTGGCCGGCTGCGCCGGCGTCTTCCACGTCGCTAGCCCCTGCCCCGCTGCCAAATCCACAAACCCCGAG GTGGAGCTGCTTGCCCCGGCGGTGGCCGGCACGCTGAACGTGCTCCGGGCCTGCCGGGAGGCTGGCGTCCGCCGCATCGTGGTGGTGTCGTCGGCTGGCGCGGTCTTCATCAACCCCAACCCGCCAGAGGGCCCCACCATGGACGAACACTGCTGGTCGGACGAGGAGTACTGCAGAGCCACCGAG AGCTGGTACTGCCTCTCCAAGACGCTGGCCGAGCGCGAGGCCTGGGCTTACGCGGAGAAGACTGGGTTAGACGTGGTGACCGTGTGCCCGCCGCTGGTGCTCGGGCCTCTGCTGCAGCCCACGGTGAACACCAGCAGCCTGTTCCTCATCAGATACCTGAAAT GCGACGGCGTGGACGCCATGGACGACGGGGTGAGGAACATGGTGGATGTCAGGGACGTCGCCGACGCCCTTGTGCTGGCGTACAAGAGCCCGGAGGCGGCCGGCCGCTACATCTGCAGCGCACATGCCAGGAAGGTGTCCGAAATGGTTTCCGTCGTCAGGAGCCTGCATCCCAACCTGAACTATCCAAACGA GTTCGTTCAGCTGGTGGGGGATGAGAAGGTGTTAAGCTCCGAGAAGCTGCAGAGGCTGGGGTGGAAGTTCAGGATGTTggaggagacgatgaagaacagCGTCGAGTCCTACATATTTGCAGGCATACTGAGCTGA
- the LOC125522958 gene encoding uncharacterized protein LOC125522958, whose protein sequence is MLKFLSRVVVEYNPLDPRKAAAVELLAQCNGRKAKDSNPTCSVELRRLPSPAAAEDPKAQPPPRVLVTYLNGAEEAFVAADGATAQGMRDQILARGRLLETEQLFREAGEKWPVVIPEEELGMSFPGIKPKKAEEKPQAS, encoded by the exons ATGCTCAAGTTCCTGTCCAGGGTTGTGGTGGAGTACAACCCGCTCGACCCGCGCAAGGCGGCGGCCGTGGAGCTCCTCGCGCAGTGCAACGGCCGCAAGGCCAAGGACTCCAACCCCACCTGCTCCGTCGAGCTGCGGCGCCTGCCCTCCCCGGCCGCGGCCGAGGACcccaaggcccagccgcccccGCGCGTCCTCGTCACCTACCTCAACGGCGCCGAGGAGGCCTTCGTCGCCGCCGACGGCGCCACCGCGCAGGGCATGCGCGACCAGATCCTCGCCCGCGGCCGCCTCCTCGAGACCGAGCAGCTCTTCCGCGAGGCCGGCGAGAAGTGGCCCGTCGTCATCCCCGAGGAGGAGCTCGGCATGTCATTCCCCGGCATCAAG CCAAAGAAAGCCGAGGAGAAGCCCCAGGCTTCGTGA
- the LOC125522799 gene encoding cinnamoyl-CoA reductase 1-like, which translates to MEGEASKTKTVCVTGAGGFVGSWLVRRLLSTGEYTVHGTVRDLGDRRTGHLKALDGAGERLRLFKADVLDYAGVAYAVSGCGGVFHVASPVPADKPQNPEVEVLAPAVRGTQNVLKACHQAKVGRVVVVSSAAAVAMNPGFPRDAVLDEDAWSDEDHCRTTGMWYALSKTLAEREALAYAEKTGLDVVTVCPPLVLGPLLQRVANTSSLVLVNLLKGDRDTVEDKARNAVDVRDLADALVLAYETPEASGRYICGAYRKKLSEMVDIVKSFYPDLTRPMKFVEGEEERMMSSKKLQALGWKLRAVEECLRDSVESYKAAGLLPE; encoded by the exons ATGGAGGGCGAGGCGAGCAAGACGAAGACGGTGTGCGTGACCGGCGCCGGCGGCTTCGTCGGCTCGTGGCTCGTGAGGCGGCTCCTGTCCACGGGCGAGTACACGGTGCATGGCACCGTTCGCGACCTCG GTGATCGCAGGACCGGCCACCTGAAGGCGCTGGACGGCGCCGGCGAGCGGCTGCGGCTGTTCAAGGCCGACGTGCTGGACTACGCGGGCGTGGCGTACGCCGTGTCCGGCTGCGGCGGCGTCTTCCACGTCGCCAGCCCCGTCCCCGCCGACAAGCCCCAGAACCCCGAG GTGGAGGTCCTGGCTCCGGCGGTGAGGGGCACGCAGAACGTGCTCAAGGCCTGCCACCAAGCCAAGGTCGGCCGCGTCGTCGTGGTGTCGTCGGCCGCCGCGGTGGCCATGAACCCCGGCTTCCCCAGGGACGCCGTCCTGGACGAGGACGCGTGGTCAGACGAGGACCACTGCAGAACCACGGGG ATGTGGTACGCCCTCTCCAAGACACTGGCCGAGCGCGAGGCTCTGGCCTACGCCGAGAAGACCGGGCTGGACGTGGTCACCGTGTGCCCGCCCTTGGTCCTCGGCCCGCTGCTGCAGCGCGTGGCCAACACCAGCAGCCTGGTCCTCGTCAACCTGCTCAAAG GCGACCGCGACACCGTGGAGGACAAGGCGAGGAACGCGGTGGACGTCCGGGACCTCGCCGACGCGCTCGTACTGGCGTACGAGACCCCGGAGGCGTCCGGGCGGTACATCTGCGGCGCGTACCGAAAGAAGCTGTCTGAAATGGTCGACATCGTCAAGAGCTTCTATCCAGACCTTACACGCCCCATGAA GTTTGTTGAAGgggaagaggaaaggatgatgagCTCCAAGAAGCTGCAGGCGCTGGGGTGGAAGTTGAGGGCGGTGGAAGAGTGCCTCAGGGACAGCGTCGAGTCGTACAAGGCCGCCGGGCTGCTGCCGGAGTGA